A single Cottoperca gobio chromosome 3, fCotGob3.1, whole genome shotgun sequence DNA region contains:
- the rbms1a gene encoding RNA-binding motif, single-stranded-interacting protein 1 — protein MIFANTGNPLKTATRKQSYPMTPSSPSSSSNSSSTGLEQLSKTNLYIRGLPPATTDLDLVKLCHQYGKIQSAKAILDKTTNKCKGYGFVDFDSPGAALKAVHALKTSGIQAQMAKQQEQDPTNLYISNLPFSVDEKELENMLQPFGQVVSTRILRDYSGNSRGVGFARMDTTEQCNAVISHFNGKFIKIASGALGPSQPLLCKFADSQRKKHAHSGFVPNGQTGDLRLGAMTLTYDPSSAAIQNGYYPSPYPVSNRIMTVQPAMSPYMSPVSAYHQVQSHSWVAHQPYIMQHPAAVMSPSVDPSMSLHPSAMITQQMGQLSLGNTGAYMSANPGVQGAYMPQYPPMQAAPENGTPQQVDSSNNSSPYSQLSK, from the exons ATGATCTTTGCAAACACAGGCAACCCGCTGAAGACAGCCACTCGTAAACAG TCCTACCCCATGACTCCGTCcagtcccagcagcagcagcaacagcagcagcacaggccTGGAGCAGCTCAGCAAAACCAACCTGTACATCCGTGGCCTGCCTCCTGCTACTACAGACCTGGACCTGGTCAAACTCTGTCACca GTATGGCAAGATTCAGTCAGCAAAGGCAATCCTGGACAAGACAACCAACAAATGTAAAG GTTACGGCTTTGTGGACTTTGACAGCCCGGGGGCTGCTTTAAAGGCAGTACATGCTCTGAAAACCAGCGGCATACAGGCCCAGATGGCCAAG CAACAGGAGCAGGACCCCACAAATCTGTACATTTCCAACTTGCCCTTCTCTGTGGATGAGAAAGAGTTGGAGAACATGCTGCAGCCCTTCGGCCAGGTCGTGTCCACACGGATCCTACGAGACTACAGCGGCAACAGCCGAGGCGTGGGCTTCGCCAG GATGGACACAACAGAGCAGTGTAATGCCGTCATCTCCCACTTCAATGGGAAGTTTATCAAGATCGCTTCTGGAGCTCTGG GTCCCTCTCAGCCTTTGCTGTGTAAGTTTGCTGACAGTCAAAGGAAGAAACATGCTCACAGCGGTTTTGTCCCAAATGGACAGACAGGGGATCTCAGACTA GGTGCAATGACTCTTACCTATGACCCCTCCTCAGCAGCTATACAGAATGG GTATTATCCTTCTCCATATCCAGTGAGCAACAGGATAATGACTGTGCAGCCTGCGATGTCTCCCTACATGTCTCCAGTCTCTGCTTACCACCAG GTACAGAGTCATTCTTGGGTGGCACATCAACCATATATCATGCAACACCCG GCTGCTGTGATGTCTCCCTCTGTGGATCCCTCCATGTCACTGCACCCTTCAGCCATGATTACTCAGCAGATGGGCCAGCTGTCACTGGGCAACACTGGAGCG TATATGTCAGCCAACCCTGGTGTCCAAGGAGCTTACATGCCTCAGTATCCGCCCATGCAGGCAGCACCT GAAAACGGCACGCCGCAACAAGTGGATTCTTCCAACAACTCGTCTCCTTACAGTCAACTCAGCAAGTAA